A portion of the Nitrospira sp. genome contains these proteins:
- the ruvA gene encoding Holliday junction branch migration protein RuvA has protein sequence MIASLTGRLAFKAPTHLTLDVQGVGYDVLIPLSTYYGLPDLNASLSLNIHTHVREDAIQLFGFSSRQEKETFLLLTTVSGVGPKTALGMLSALPVADLVSAIHAGDVEKLETVPGIGKKSAGRLVLELKDKLGKLDSGLESSAHGPGGTHERVLEDALSALTNLGYRVQDAKEALKRVRQDRPAMLSLQELIRNSLKELARG, from the coding sequence ATGATCGCCTCACTGACGGGCCGATTGGCCTTCAAGGCGCCGACGCATCTGACCCTTGATGTTCAGGGGGTCGGGTACGACGTTCTGATCCCGCTCAGCACGTACTACGGTCTGCCTGACCTGAATGCGTCGCTCTCTCTGAACATCCATACCCATGTACGCGAGGACGCGATCCAACTCTTCGGCTTCAGCAGCCGGCAGGAGAAGGAGACGTTCCTGCTGCTGACGACGGTGTCGGGAGTCGGCCCGAAGACCGCGCTGGGCATGCTCTCCGCGTTGCCGGTGGCAGACCTGGTGTCGGCGATCCACGCGGGCGACGTGGAAAAACTCGAAACCGTCCCGGGCATCGGGAAGAAATCCGCGGGACGACTCGTCCTGGAGCTGAAGGATAAGCTGGGCAAGCTGGATTCGGGCCTGGAGTCTTCCGCTCATGGCCCTGGAGGGACACACGAGCGCGTCCTCGAGGATGCATTGTCTGCCCTGACAAACCTCGGCTATCGAGTGCAGGACGCGAAAGAGGCGCTGAAACGGGTTCGACAAGACCGGCCGGCGATGCTCAGCTTGCAGGAACTCATTCGCAATTCGTTGAAGGAGTTGGCCAGGGGGTGA
- a CDS encoding YebC/PmpR family DNA-binding transcriptional regulator, protein MGGHSHWATIKRHKSAQDAKRGKVFTRIIRELTIAARGGGDPDGNPRLRLAIAKAKEANMPGDTMKKAIQRGTGELPGVSYEEFSLEGYGPGGTALLLEITSDNRNRTVAEIRSLFTKNHGNMAEAGAVAWQFQKKGLLTIDKGKVEEDALLSLALDAGAEDVKSGEKSFEVVTNPHDFEAVKKALADAKVDTSLAELTFVPQNTVRLEEKDAEQMLKLMEVMDEHDDVQKVHANFDIPDDVMEKVAAATAG, encoded by the coding sequence ATGGGCGGCCATAGCCATTGGGCCACGATCAAACGCCACAAGTCGGCTCAGGATGCGAAGCGCGGCAAGGTCTTTACCCGCATCATCCGGGAGTTGACCATTGCGGCTCGAGGCGGAGGCGATCCGGACGGCAATCCCCGGTTGCGGCTGGCGATTGCGAAGGCCAAGGAAGCGAATATGCCGGGCGACACGATGAAGAAGGCCATTCAGCGCGGCACAGGAGAGCTGCCCGGAGTCTCCTACGAAGAATTCAGCCTTGAAGGGTACGGTCCAGGAGGAACGGCCCTGCTGCTCGAAATCACCAGCGACAACCGAAATCGTACGGTGGCCGAGATCCGCAGCCTCTTCACCAAGAATCACGGCAACATGGCGGAGGCCGGCGCAGTCGCTTGGCAGTTCCAGAAGAAGGGGCTGCTGACCATCGACAAAGGCAAGGTCGAGGAAGACGCGTTGCTGTCGCTCGCGTTGGATGCTGGCGCGGAAGATGTGAAGTCCGGCGAGAAGAGCTTCGAGGTCGTCACCAACCCCCATGACTTCGAAGCCGTCAAGAAGGCCTTGGCGGATGCGAAAGTCGATACATCGCTGGCGGAGCTCACGTTCGTCCCTCAGAATACGGTCCGTCTTGAAGAAAAAGACGCGGAACAGATGCTCAAGCTCATGGAAGTCATGGACGAACATGACGACGTTCAGAAGGTGCACGCCAACTTCGACATCCCGGACGATGTAATGGAAAAAGTCGCCGCCGCTACGGCCGGCTAG
- a CDS encoding PCP reductase family protein yields the protein MKFVCLNCETYMNFEKVEKPGEGSLGVFFGCPSCGAKFSMVTNPGETQMVSSLGVKLGGRTVAPEPFEMTRGTLKDEALAGSGQMAAYLNEKIQGGQPVGASPASAHKSGDKGGSSGCPFSAMVAEMGLTSSGKPASGAPANSEFTWTADAKEKLDRLPAFVKPMVQSSVEAYARKQGYTTITLQVMDDSKNDSPNGIAWTREAEQRLDNIPDFIRPMARKEIERLAKERGVATITAQVMDDAKDKFMKFM from the coding sequence ATGAAATTCGTGTGTCTTAATTGCGAAACCTATATGAACTTCGAAAAGGTCGAGAAGCCCGGGGAAGGGTCCCTCGGAGTGTTTTTCGGCTGCCCGTCCTGCGGAGCGAAATTTTCGATGGTGACCAATCCAGGCGAAACGCAAATGGTCAGTTCGCTGGGCGTGAAATTGGGTGGGAGGACCGTTGCCCCGGAGCCGTTCGAAATGACGAGAGGAACCCTGAAAGACGAAGCATTGGCGGGCTCTGGTCAGATGGCTGCCTACTTGAACGAGAAGATTCAGGGCGGCCAACCGGTTGGCGCGTCGCCCGCCTCTGCCCACAAGAGCGGCGACAAGGGGGGAAGCAGCGGTTGCCCGTTCTCTGCGATGGTGGCTGAAATGGGTCTCACGTCTTCCGGTAAGCCGGCCAGCGGCGCGCCGGCGAATTCAGAGTTCACATGGACGGCCGACGCCAAAGAAAAACTCGACCGGCTCCCGGCTTTCGTCAAGCCGATGGTTCAGAGCAGTGTGGAAGCCTATGCCAGAAAGCAAGGCTATACAACCATCACGTTGCAAGTGATGGACGATTCCAAGAACGACTCACCCAACGGCATTGCCTGGACGCGCGAAGCGGAGCAGCGGCTCGACAACATCCCCGACTTCATCCGTCCGATGGCCCGCAAGGAGATCGAACGGCTGGCCAAAGAGCGCGGCGTTGCGACGATTACGGCGCAAGTGATGGACGATGCCAAAGACAAGTTCATGAAATTCATGTAG
- a CDS encoding Mrp/NBP35 family ATP-binding protein — MAPEKDLKTILGKLRYSDDAKVVQQITEQMQQVQARMAGIKHKLVVMSGKGGVGKSMTTVNLALALARQHSRVGLLDVDLNGPCVPRMLGLHGRSLTMTPEGAVPPIGPLGIKVASMDFFLGAASPVRWKGPMDVSPVWLGLMEMNVIREFLADVVWGELDYLLADLPPGAAADKPPVIAGFIPDLAGAIVVTTPSEVASDVVQKSVTYARDMGIKVLGIVENMSEYRCPSCGEQNELFEGNTEAMCEVLDLPLLGRIPFDRKLARTFDKGEPLLDETYPTIQRYQEVAGRIRTLLDYKKVLAEKL, encoded by the coding sequence ATGGCTCCCGAAAAGGATCTGAAGACGATTCTCGGTAAGCTTCGGTACTCCGACGACGCCAAGGTCGTACAGCAAATCACCGAGCAGATGCAGCAGGTGCAGGCCAGAATGGCGGGCATCAAGCATAAGCTGGTGGTCATGAGCGGCAAGGGCGGTGTGGGCAAGAGCATGACCACGGTCAATCTGGCGCTGGCGTTGGCGCGGCAGCACAGTCGTGTCGGCCTGCTCGATGTGGATCTGAACGGCCCCTGTGTTCCTCGCATGCTCGGCCTGCATGGCCGGTCGTTGACCATGACCCCCGAAGGGGCGGTTCCGCCCATCGGACCATTGGGCATCAAAGTCGCCTCCATGGACTTCTTTCTCGGGGCCGCGTCCCCTGTGAGGTGGAAAGGCCCCATGGATGTCAGCCCGGTCTGGCTGGGACTGATGGAAATGAACGTCATTCGAGAGTTTTTGGCCGACGTCGTCTGGGGAGAGTTGGACTATTTGCTTGCGGATCTCCCGCCTGGTGCCGCCGCGGACAAACCGCCTGTCATCGCCGGCTTCATTCCCGATTTGGCCGGCGCGATCGTCGTCACGACCCCCTCCGAGGTCGCATCCGATGTCGTCCAGAAGTCCGTTACGTATGCTCGGGACATGGGGATTAAAGTATTGGGCATCGTCGAAAACATGAGCGAGTACCGCTGCCCGTCGTGCGGGGAGCAAAACGAATTGTTCGAAGGCAATACCGAAGCCATGTGCGAAGTGTTGGATCTCCCTCTTCTTGGCCGTATCCCCTTTGACCGGAAACTTGCCCGTACCTTCGATAAGGGCGAACCGTTGCTGGATGAGACGTATCCGACCATCCAGCGTTACCAGGAAGTCGCCGGGCGTATTCGAACGCTGCTGGATTACAAGAAGGTCTTGGCCGAAAAACTGTGA
- a CDS encoding GTP-binding protein, with protein sequence MDTTTNKPSETLNIVIVGHVDHGKSTLLGRLYADTGSLPDGKLEKVQAICRQQGKEFEYAFLFDAFLEEQEQGITIDTARTFFIWQGRQYIIIDAPGHKEFLKNMISGAARAEAALLLIDALEGVKEQSKKHGYLLSLLGVRQFAVVVNKMDLVGYRQDVFDGIEKEYREFLSQFGAVPERVIPVSAKLGDNIAKRSGAMTWYGGPTVLDTLHLFKKETARSEQPLRFPIQDVYKFDARRIITGRITAGRLKIGDHLVFSPSNKRANIRSVEAFNIDPPPTGGEAGQSVGVTLDEQIFIERGEVATHHTQLPLVSTAFRANLFWLGRRPLEKGRKYLLRVATKEVDCEIAVIHKIIDTMDLAQQQDSASVARNQVAELTVRTKAPVAFDLSSSFEATGRFVLVDEYDIAGGGIITEVVHDDQEFLREEARRRDFAWVKGEVGIEERAQQYGHRAAIVLVTGGRHTGKSFLAKKLEGRLVADGRHAYLLDGENLRRGLDADLSEHERGQTTEMARRYGEVARLLIDTGLIVVSTTNPFGMGYAEAAQAIRTLVHPAPVIAVHMSKVPEEAPAGTDIILTGPADFDAATRRIIEELKRRGVLAHAIGAKPTFQYSI encoded by the coding sequence ATGGATACAACGACCAACAAGCCATCCGAGACGCTCAACATCGTCATCGTCGGCCACGTGGATCACGGAAAGTCGACGCTGCTTGGCCGACTCTATGCGGACACGGGATCGCTCCCGGACGGCAAGCTGGAAAAAGTGCAGGCGATTTGCCGGCAGCAAGGCAAGGAATTCGAGTACGCGTTTCTGTTCGATGCGTTTCTCGAGGAACAGGAACAGGGCATTACGATCGATACAGCGCGCACGTTTTTCATCTGGCAAGGCCGCCAGTACATCATCATCGACGCACCGGGGCACAAGGAGTTTCTGAAGAACATGATTTCAGGGGCCGCTCGGGCGGAAGCCGCCCTCCTCCTGATCGACGCACTCGAAGGCGTGAAAGAGCAGTCGAAGAAACACGGCTACCTGCTCTCGCTCCTGGGCGTGCGCCAGTTCGCGGTCGTCGTCAACAAGATGGATCTTGTCGGTTACCGGCAGGATGTGTTCGACGGGATTGAGAAGGAATATCGGGAATTCCTGAGCCAGTTCGGGGCCGTGCCCGAACGAGTCATACCGGTCAGCGCGAAATTGGGCGATAACATCGCCAAGCGCAGCGGGGCCATGACCTGGTACGGAGGCCCAACGGTCCTGGACACGCTGCATCTGTTCAAGAAGGAAACGGCCAGGTCTGAGCAGCCGCTCCGGTTTCCGATCCAGGATGTCTACAAGTTCGATGCGCGGCGGATCATCACCGGCCGCATCACGGCGGGCCGGCTGAAGATCGGAGACCACCTGGTCTTTTCCCCTTCGAACAAGCGCGCCAACATCCGGTCCGTCGAAGCGTTCAATATCGACCCGCCGCCGACCGGTGGAGAAGCCGGTCAGTCGGTCGGCGTCACGCTCGACGAGCAGATTTTCATCGAGCGAGGCGAGGTGGCCACCCATCACACGCAGTTGCCGTTGGTGTCGACCGCGTTTCGTGCCAATCTGTTCTGGCTCGGGCGGCGTCCATTGGAGAAGGGCCGCAAATATCTCCTGCGCGTCGCGACGAAGGAAGTGGATTGCGAGATCGCCGTGATTCACAAGATCATCGACACCATGGATCTAGCCCAGCAGCAGGACAGCGCATCGGTTGCGAGAAATCAGGTGGCAGAACTGACGGTGCGGACGAAGGCTCCGGTCGCGTTCGACTTGTCGTCCTCCTTTGAAGCCACCGGTCGGTTCGTCTTAGTGGACGAGTACGACATCGCGGGCGGCGGGATCATTACGGAAGTGGTTCACGACGATCAGGAATTCCTCCGCGAGGAAGCGCGGCGACGGGATTTCGCCTGGGTCAAAGGGGAAGTCGGCATCGAGGAGCGGGCTCAACAATACGGCCACCGGGCGGCGATCGTCCTGGTGACCGGCGGGCGGCATACGGGCAAGTCCTTTCTGGCCAAGAAACTGGAGGGCCGGCTCGTAGCCGATGGGCGACATGCCTATCTGCTCGACGGAGAAAATCTCCGGCGGGGTCTCGACGCCGATCTCTCGGAACACGAGCGAGGGCAGACGACCGAGATGGCTCGCCGTTACGGAGAAGTAGCGCGGCTGCTTATCGACACGGGTTTGATCGTGGTCTCCACGACCAATCCGTTCGGGATGGGGTATGCCGAAGCCGCCCAGGCGATCCGAACGCTGGTGCACCCGGCGCCGGTCATTGCCGTGCACATGAGCAAGGTGCCAGAGGAGGCGCCCGCCGGAACGGACATCATCTTGACGGGACCAGCGGATTTCGATGCGGCGACCCGCCGGATCATCGAGGAGTTGAAACGCCGCGGTGTCCTGGCGCACGCCATCGGAGCCAAGCCGACGTTTCAGTATTCGATCTGA
- a CDS encoding sulfate adenylyltransferase subunit 2 produces the protein MKHLRQLEDQSVYILREAYKHFDNLAMLWSMGKDSTVLLWLARKAFFGHVPFPLLHVDTSYKIPAMIEYRDRLAREWHLNLVVGQNKEALAAGMNHTLGRVTCCTALKTNGLKQLLEQKGYTGVILGVRADEEGTRAKERYFSPRDKHGDWDFRDQPPELWDQFKTTFPPGTHIRIHPLLDWTEINIWEYIKLENIPFIDLYLDKGDGSRYRSLGCAPCTMPIKSTAKSVDDIIEELRHTTVAERSGRAQDEGRGMELLRKDGYM, from the coding sequence GTGAAGCATTTGCGTCAGCTTGAAGATCAAAGCGTGTACATTCTTCGTGAAGCGTACAAGCATTTCGACAACCTGGCCATGCTCTGGTCGATGGGGAAGGATTCGACCGTCCTGTTATGGCTGGCGCGCAAGGCCTTCTTCGGCCACGTCCCCTTTCCCCTGCTGCATGTGGATACCAGCTACAAGATTCCCGCCATGATCGAGTATCGGGACCGATTGGCGCGCGAGTGGCATCTCAATCTCGTCGTCGGGCAAAACAAGGAAGCGCTCGCCGCCGGCATGAATCACACGTTGGGCCGGGTGACCTGTTGCACGGCGCTCAAGACGAACGGTCTGAAGCAGCTGCTTGAACAAAAGGGCTACACGGGCGTGATCCTCGGCGTTCGGGCGGACGAAGAGGGGACCAGGGCGAAGGAGCGCTACTTCTCACCGAGGGACAAGCACGGCGACTGGGATTTTCGGGATCAGCCGCCGGAGCTTTGGGACCAGTTCAAGACGACCTTTCCGCCCGGGACCCATATCCGCATTCACCCGTTGTTGGATTGGACGGAGATCAACATCTGGGAATACATCAAGTTGGAGAATATCCCCTTCATCGACTTGTACCTCGACAAGGGCGACGGCTCCCGGTATCGGAGCCTCGGATGCGCCCCCTGCACGATGCCGATCAAATCGACGGCCAAGAGCGTGGACGACATTATCGAGGAACTGCGCCACACAACGGTGGCGGAGCGATCCGGCCGCGCGCAAGACGAGGGACGCGGGATGGAACTCCTACGCAAAGACGGGTACATGTAG
- the trpD gene encoding anthranilate phosphoribosyltransferase: MAMHELIAKIAKGQKASKDLTWDEAKRAMKALIEGEATPAQVGAFLVAMRVKMESVTELAAFTATARSYVPPVRVSQELGVVDLPSYAGKQDTFHALAGAAIVAAAAGAAVLMHGYDGIPGRPGQAGVLDALGIPTDLDAKAAGEVVTKEGFAYLDIALYHPPLYRFLELRRELGVRNVFHPVARLLNPARSRSQVIGLTHPPYFEKTAEALRMLGAPRALVIRGVEGDPELSIAMVTKVLELRDDRITPLTLAPKDVGLSLGTSREMGGFPPEQRDKEALLLRRILHNQVPGGPRDWVLFNAAMLLYAAGKESSLAACVPRARRAIENGAAARKLEALSRQSIVAVSGG; encoded by the coding sequence ATGGCGATGCACGAGCTCATCGCGAAAATCGCCAAGGGGCAGAAAGCGTCCAAGGACCTCACCTGGGACGAGGCCAAGCGCGCCATGAAAGCGCTCATCGAGGGCGAGGCCACTCCGGCGCAGGTCGGCGCCTTCCTGGTCGCGATGCGGGTGAAAATGGAGTCGGTCACCGAACTTGCGGCCTTTACCGCAACCGCTCGCTCCTATGTGCCGCCGGTTCGGGTGTCACAAGAACTCGGCGTGGTGGATCTGCCGAGTTACGCCGGCAAACAGGACACCTTTCATGCGCTGGCCGGCGCGGCCATCGTGGCGGCAGCGGCCGGTGCGGCCGTGCTCATGCATGGATACGACGGAATCCCCGGTCGGCCGGGCCAAGCCGGAGTCCTGGATGCATTGGGCATCCCGACCGATCTGGATGCGAAGGCCGCAGGGGAGGTCGTGACGAAAGAGGGATTCGCCTATCTGGACATCGCACTCTATCACCCTCCGCTCTACCGATTTCTTGAATTGCGGCGGGAACTCGGCGTGCGAAACGTGTTTCATCCGGTTGCGCGATTGCTCAATCCGGCCCGCAGCCGTTCTCAAGTGATAGGGTTGACCCACCCGCCCTATTTTGAAAAGACCGCGGAGGCGCTACGGATGTTGGGGGCGCCGAGAGCGCTCGTGATCCGTGGCGTCGAAGGAGATCCGGAACTGTCGATCGCGATGGTGACCAAAGTTTTGGAGCTGCGCGACGACCGGATCACTCCCCTGACCCTCGCGCCGAAAGACGTGGGGCTGAGTCTCGGGACATCGCGCGAGATGGGCGGGTTTCCGCCCGAGCAGCGGGACAAAGAGGCGCTGCTCCTCCGCCGCATCCTGCACAATCAGGTGCCGGGCGGCCCGCGCGACTGGGTGCTGTTCAACGCCGCGATGTTGCTCTATGCCGCGGGGAAGGAGTCCTCGCTGGCCGCCTGCGTGCCGCGGGCGCGGCGGGCCATCGAAAACGGCGCCGCGGCGCGAAAGCTCGAAGCGCTCAGCCGGCAGTCCATCGTCGCGGTTTCGGGCGGTTGA
- a CDS encoding phosphoadenylyl-sulfate reductase, whose amino-acid sequence MTQGSAEDIGVWGDSFASKQPQDVLTAAIQRYAPKIVLACSFGAEDVVLVDMVHRINPSVPLFYLDTDFLFPETYATRDRITERYNLKPAQIRQVRSLLTPVDQAARHGEALWARDPDQCCKIRKVEPLARVLKDYDAWITGIRREQSSTRANAKLIEWDHAFGLVKINPLATWTWAEVWTYIKVYEVPYNELHDRNYPSIGCTHCTKPVLPGDDPRSGRWQGREKTECGLHKAS is encoded by the coding sequence ATGACGCAGGGATCGGCTGAAGACATAGGGGTCTGGGGCGACTCATTCGCGTCGAAGCAGCCGCAGGACGTGTTGACTGCCGCGATCCAACGCTATGCGCCGAAGATCGTCCTGGCGTGCAGCTTCGGCGCGGAAGATGTTGTGTTGGTCGACATGGTGCATCGGATCAATCCGTCGGTGCCGTTGTTTTATCTCGACACGGACTTCTTGTTTCCCGAAACGTACGCGACCAGAGATCGGATCACCGAACGATACAACCTGAAGCCGGCGCAAATACGACAAGTAAGATCGCTGTTGACGCCCGTGGATCAGGCGGCTCGGCATGGAGAAGCCTTATGGGCCAGGGATCCCGATCAGTGTTGCAAGATCCGGAAGGTGGAACCGTTGGCCAGAGTATTGAAAGACTACGATGCCTGGATCACCGGCATCAGGCGAGAACAGTCTTCGACGCGAGCCAACGCCAAGTTGATCGAATGGGACCATGCCTTCGGGCTGGTCAAAATCAACCCGCTGGCGACGTGGACCTGGGCCGAGGTCTGGACGTACATCAAAGTCTACGAAGTGCCCTACAATGAATTGCACGATCGCAACTATCCCAGCATCGGCTGCACGCACTGTACGAAACCGGTGCTGCCCGGGGACGATCCTCGGTCCGGCCGGTGGCAAGGGCGTGAGAAAACGGAGTGCGGGCTCCACAAGGCCTCCTGA